CGGACTGCGAAAAACCTTCTTCATCATCTTGTAACCATGATCGCCAGGTCCCAGTCCATCACCGTGCCCTACCCAGAATTTTTTGTTATTGAATTCAAAAGCGTGGGGCTCAAAATATACCGGGATATTCAATTCCTGTTGGAAATAATCCTTCATCCACATATCGTGATTGCCTACAAAGAAATGCACCGGTATACCTGAATCGGTAATTTCGGCCAGCTTTCCCAGTAAGCGTACATGATTGCGCGGCACAACGGTACGGTACTCGTACCAGAAATCGAACATATCGCCCACTATAAATATTTCGGCTGCGTCTTTTCGGATCTCTTCTAAAAACTCAACAATACGTTTTTCGCGTACCAGGCTCGATGCATGGTCCGGGCTTCCTAAGTGGAAGTCGGATAAAAAATATATTTTCTTGTCAGCGTCCATTTGTCGTAAATCGGGCTTCCCCCCGGCCCCTTCCGGTGGAGGGGAGTTTTGCGACTTCGCAATAAATCTTAACCTATTAACTCGTTTCCCTGTTAACATGTTAACTCGTCAACCTCTTACCTCGTATCTCTCCTTTATCAACCCTGTCAACTCACTGGTCAACCAGTTAACTGATCAACTGGTCAACTTATTTCCCCATTCCCATTTTATAAGCCACATAATCACCTGATTCAATCCTGGGCTGATTAGTAATTTCTCTATTGTACCAGTACATCCAGGAAATTACCGTAGAATTTTTGAACAACACATTTACCGGTTCCCTTCTGAATAAAGGTATGCCGCCTGGTTCAACCAGCAACCCTTCGTAATCATCCAGCTGTTCCATCACATAATCAAATTCCTCCTGTTGAGCAATATGATACAGTTCTCCTGTAATTAAACAATCTTCTGTACAGGGAATTGCGGCGGGGTAGTCGCCCATATCGAACAACTGACCTGGTACCGCACCTACTCCATCAAATACAAAATACCGGCTTATATAGGAATAAACTGGCAGGTGGCATCCACTCCGCAGTGTACCATATAAAAACAGCCGGTAAATGTTTTGTTGCATGAGGAAGTGAAAATGTACGTTTATTGATCTACCAGAAATACATATACTTCTTTGGGGCCATGTATTCCTACTACCAACGTTTTTTCAATATCAGCTGTACGGCTGGGGCCCGTTGCAAATGTAATCAACGAGGGAAGATTACCGGAGTATTTCTCCCTGGCGTTCGTCAATGCATCTTTAACATCGTACACGAGTTGACTGGTATGGGCAATGCAAATGTGCACAGGCGCATATACACTAACCGTACGGCCGCTTTGCTGGGCAGCCGA
The Niastella koreensis GR20-10 genome window above contains:
- a CDS encoding gamma-glutamylcyclotransferase family protein; the encoded protein is MQQNIYRLFLYGTLRSGCHLPVYSYISRYFVFDGVGAVPGQLFDMGDYPAAIPCTEDCLITGELYHIAQQEEFDYVMEQLDDYEGLLVEPGGIPLFRREPVNVLFKNSTVISWMYWYNREITNQPRIESGDYVAYKMGMGK
- a CDS encoding UDP-2,3-diacylglucosamine diphosphatase, producing the protein MDADKKIYFLSDFHLGSPDHASSLVREKRIVEFLEEIRKDAAEIFIVGDMFDFWYEYRTVVPRNHVRLLGKLAEITDSGIPVHFFVGNHDMWMKDYFQQELNIPVYFEPHAFEFNNKKFWVGHGDGLGPGDHGYKMMKKVFRSPVCQWLFGILPPYIGMGLANYLSRRSRTVTGSADEKFYGEEGEWLITYCKDVLKQKHYDYLVFGHRHLPIDFTLKGGSRYINLGDWIRYYTYAVFDGEKLVLTTRYPELESKIVRQ